CGTGATTTCACAATATTGGATTTTGTTTTGCTTGCACCAGTCGGTGTAAAATCCAAGATTGGTTACAAACGAACTGAAAATAATAACCTTTTGTTTTTCGTGGACTAAAGTTTCCAGATAATTGGTAACCGCAATATATTTTCCGGAATCAATTTCAGATTCCTGATCAACCATTTTCGGATGGTTACTCAATTGTCTTAATTTCATCAACGTATTAATAATGCTGATTTTATCCGGACTTGAGCCATCGGTTTTTAGTAAAAAGTTACGGGCTTTGGATTTTTCTTTTTCGTATAATTTTTCCTGTTCAGGATCCATTTCACAGTAGTAAATCTGTTCTGATAATTCAGGTAAATCTTTTAAAACCTGTTCTTTGGTTCGTCGCAAAATATAAGGTTGGACAAGAGTTTTTAATTCTGATAAAATAGTTTCGTCCTGTCTTTTTTCAATTGGAGTTTTAAAATTATCCATGAAAAACTTATAATTTCCTAAAATATCAGGATTTATAAACTGCATCTGCGACCATAAATCGTCAAGCGAATTTTCGATCGGCGTACCGCTCAAAGCAATTTTATGAGCTGTGCTAATCTTGTTGATTGCTTTAAAAATCTTAGAATCTTTATTTTTAATGTATTGACTTTCGTCTAAAATCAGATAACGGAAATCATATTTTTCTAAAACAGCAATATCACGATGAACAATGCTGTAACTCGTAAAAATCAAATCTGTTGTGGCTAATCTGCCGGCTAATTGTTTTCGATCATTCCCGACATATTGCATTTTTGAAAAATGCGGAGTGAATTTCAAAGATTCATTATACCAGTTAAAAACTAATGAAGATGGTAAAACAATCAGTGTTTTTAGCGGTTCTCTTTCGATTGTAGTTTCATTTGAAAACAGATCAAAATTCGTTGTTTTTGTAGTGAAACCTAATTGTTCCTGAACAGCAACCAAAACTGCCAAAGTCTGCAACGTTTTTCCAAGCCCCATGTCATCGGCTAAACAAGCGCCTAAATTGGAGTTGAAATGCCCTAAAAGCCACTGTACACCTTCAATTTGATACGGTCTTAAAGTTGCTTTTAATAAATCAGAAGCTTTGTATTCGGCTTTGGTAGTGATGTCATCTTTGATTTCCGGAATGGCATCCAAAGCGGTAAAATTGCTCTTACGCAAAAGAAGATTTCCTCCTTCTGTTTTGGCTAGTTTGGCAAGTGAACTGTATTTGCTAAACCACTCCAGCGGAATTAAAAAGTAGTTTCCGTCAGGCAATTGAAAAAGCCTTTCTTTGCTTTTTATGTTTGGAATAATTTCGCTGAAATTGATTTTATACGTTCCAATCGTAATGATAATTTTAATATCAAACCAATCTCCGGCTGTTTCTTTTGAAGCTGAAACAATATGATTTTCGGTAATAATTTCTTTGCTTTCGGCTTTCAGATTTTCAATGGTAAAGCCTAAACTTTCCAGTTCTTCTTTATGGTCAATAATGAATTGAATATTGATGTAAGGATCTGGATTTTCAGTTTCTGAATCAAGTCCGTAAAATTCATTTTTGATTATGGTCAAGCCAAGTTCGGCCAACTTATCGGTATAAAAAGCCTCTTCAGAACTTCTTTTAAATTGAATTATTTTAGGCTGGTTGGCAATGCTGAAATCAACAAACGAATGTGTTTTTTTTGTTTTGGAAGCGTCAAATGTATAACCATCATAATCAAAATAAAGATTAAGATAGTAACAGTTTTTAAAGAAATCATGAACCGGCTGAATTGTACAGGAAATAATTTTATCCCGACTTTCGACTTCAAAACCTGTTGATTCAATGTCGATTTTCTTTGCTATTTCAGGAATAAAACTTTTGAAATAATCATCGACTAATTTTGATGGAATTTCAATTGATTTTTTCTTTAAAAAAGGCATCAATTTTTTAGCGTTAAGCGCTGTTAACTGACCCAGTTTTTTATTAATAATTAACCATCCTGGCTCGTCTAAAAGAATATCAGCTTTTTTATCCATAGGTAAAAAGGCAGTTTCGTTTTCTTTTAAAGAAAGAGTATAGGTAATTCCTTCGTCGTGTTTGTCAAATTGAATCTGAGGTTCAAAATAAAGCGGACTCACATCAACTCTGGAACGATAAAAATCTTTTTCAGGCCCAAGGTTTAATGACAACGGAAATTGCTCTTTTACAATTAAATCATAAAATGAACCCAAATGAAATTTTAAATGCTGACGAATTGCAAAATCAATTTTGGAATCTTTCTGCAAATCGGCAATAGTCTTAGCCGATTTGATTTTGGCACTGAATTTTTTGAAAATAAATTCAGGTTTTAAAGATTCGCAGGCGGTCAGTATTTTTTTTGAATTAGAATCCAGATTATCGTAAACAATCCCGAAGCTTTGCATTACGCCAGGACTTGCTTTTTTATCCAGATATTTAATTTCATCAGAATTCTCAACAATGTAGGTGGTTGGAATATAAGTATTTAGATTTTTTTCTAAACTAATGTCAAAGCAAAATTGAAATGATTTTGTAGGTTCCAAGATTTTAGGGATTTGGTTAGGCTTGTATTTTGGGAATAGGGCAAAAAAAGAAAGAGTTTTCAAAATAGAAATAATTTGAAAACTCTTTTAAATGAACTTATATCACTTATATGGTGAAAAAATTAGTTTTCAGGTTTAAAGCAAAGCGGAATAATTTCTCCTTTTGCTAAACAATATTTTTCAACCAATTCTGGTGCTATTTTATTAGTATAATCTTCTTCAATTACGATAAAACCAATGCTTCTTAATTTGTCGAAATAATCGCGTCCGTAAATACGAACGTGATCGTATTGGCCAAAAATTCTAGCACGCTCTTTCTGGTCTGTAATCGAATCATCTGCAAATGTAACTTCGCGATTTAAATCCTGAGGAATTTGAAGAATCGCCATTCCGCCTGGTTTTAAAACACGGAATAATTCCTGCATTGCTTTTGTATCATCCGGAATATGTTCTAAAACGTGATTGCATAAAATCACATCATATTCGTTGTCTTTAAAAGGCAAATTACAAATGTCCGCTTTTACATCTGCCAAAGGCGAAAACAAATCAGTTGTTGTGTAATCCAGATTTTTCTGTTTTCGGAAAAGTTTGTAAAAAGCTTGCTCTGGTGCAAAATGCAATACTTTTTTTGGAGCTGTAAAAAAATCAGTTTGGTCATTTAAATACAACCAAAGTAAACGGTGTCTTTCTAATGAAAGTGTACTTGGCGAAAGCACATTATTACGTTGTTTTCCGTATCCGTAAGGTAGAAAAGATTTGAAGCTTCTTCCGTCAATAGGATCAGTAAATTTATCTCCTCTTAAAGAAAAAGCCAAAATAGGACGCGCCACATAACTCAAACGAATTAATAATGGTCTTGGAATGGTATTTAGAACTAATTTGAAAAGTTTCTTCATGGGGCTATTTCAAAATATTTTTTGTTTTCCTGCAAGGTTTTCAAAACCTTGTAGGTATTTAAGTTTGAAAAAAGACACCTACAAGATTTTTGAAAACCTTGCAGGAGTTCGAATTTTTTTTAAGTTTTTGAATCTCGGCTATAACTATAACACTAACGGCACTTTTCTAAATTCATCTTCTTCATTACTCTCAATTCCAAGAGCTTTATAGATGTATTGGAAAGTCGATAATAATTCTGGTTTTCCATCAATTAACGCTACATCGTGCTCGAAATGCGCACTTGGTTTTCCGTCAGCAGTTAGGATTGTCCAGCCGTCTTTTAGTTGTTTGATGTTTCTTGTACCCATGTTGATCATAGGTTCAATCGCCACAACCATTCCTTCTACAAAAAGTTTTCCGCGACCGCGTTTT
This portion of the Flavobacterium panacagri genome encodes:
- a CDS encoding DEAD/DEAH box helicase, whose product is MEPTKSFQFCFDISLEKNLNTYIPTTYIVENSDEIKYLDKKASPGVMQSFGIVYDNLDSNSKKILTACESLKPEFIFKKFSAKIKSAKTIADLQKDSKIDFAIRQHLKFHLGSFYDLIVKEQFPLSLNLGPEKDFYRSRVDVSPLYFEPQIQFDKHDEGITYTLSLKENETAFLPMDKKADILLDEPGWLIINKKLGQLTALNAKKLMPFLKKKSIEIPSKLVDDYFKSFIPEIAKKIDIESTGFEVESRDKIISCTIQPVHDFFKNCYYLNLYFDYDGYTFDASKTKKTHSFVDFSIANQPKIIQFKRSSEEAFYTDKLAELGLTIIKNEFYGLDSETENPDPYINIQFIIDHKEELESLGFTIENLKAESKEIITENHIVSASKETAGDWFDIKIIITIGTYKINFSEIIPNIKSKERLFQLPDGNYFLIPLEWFSKYSSLAKLAKTEGGNLLLRKSNFTALDAIPEIKDDITTKAEYKASDLLKATLRPYQIEGVQWLLGHFNSNLGACLADDMGLGKTLQTLAVLVAVQEQLGFTTKTTNFDLFSNETTIEREPLKTLIVLPSSLVFNWYNESLKFTPHFSKMQYVGNDRKQLAGRLATTDLIFTSYSIVHRDIAVLEKYDFRYLILDESQYIKNKDSKIFKAINKISTAHKIALSGTPIENSLDDLWSQMQFINPDILGNYKFFMDNFKTPIEKRQDETILSELKTLVQPYILRRTKEQVLKDLPELSEQIYYCEMDPEQEKLYEKEKSKARNFLLKTDGSSPDKISIINTLMKLRQLSNHPKMVDQESEIDSGKYIAVTNYLETLVHEKQKVIIFSSFVTNLGFYTDWCKQNKIQYCEITGETPANKREQQVKVFQEKEEPLLFFISLKAGGVGLNITKASYVLFLDPWWNPFAEKQGVGRAHRIGQLNKVNVVRFISKNTVEEKIIKLQENKKLLSDSLLEESYINDEIEANLEYILNS
- a CDS encoding class I SAM-dependent methyltransferase, with the translated sequence MKKLFKLVLNTIPRPLLIRLSYVARPILAFSLRGDKFTDPIDGRSFKSFLPYGYGKQRNNVLSPSTLSLERHRLLWLYLNDQTDFFTAPKKVLHFAPEQAFYKLFRKQKNLDYTTTDLFSPLADVKADICNLPFKDNEYDVILCNHVLEHIPDDTKAMQELFRVLKPGGMAILQIPQDLNREVTFADDSITDQKERARIFGQYDHVRIYGRDYFDKLRSIGFIVIEEDYTNKIAPELVEKYCLAKGEIIPLCFKPEN